A single window of Falco rusticolus isolate bFalRus1 chromosome 6, bFalRus1.pri, whole genome shotgun sequence DNA harbors:
- the PGM3 gene encoding phosphoacetylglucosamine mutase isoform X2 — protein MDAEALKKYSALHPKPAGLTLHYGTAGFRARAEQLDHVMFRMGLLAVLRSKAVVSTIGIMVTASHNPEEDNGVKLVDPLGEMLHPSWEEYATQLANAEEGELQKIMTEICQKAAVNQHEDASLFIGRDTRPSSEKLAQSVIDGIFVLGGQYHDYGLITTPQLHYMVRCQNTQGQYGRATLEGYYEKLSKAFTELIKQSPSSGESQRYLKIDCANGIGALKLSEMKPYFPKEVLIHLYNDGTKEKLNHLCGADFVKVHQKPPRGLDMKPNERCCSFDGDADRIVYYYKDAAGHFHLLDGDKIATLISIFLKELLVKVGQTLRMAVVQTAYANGSSTRYLEETLKVPVHCVKTGVKHLHHKAQEFDVGVYFEANGHGTILFSKAAETNIRELAKEEKDDEKREAAKVLENMIDLINQTVGDAISDMLVIEAILALKGLTVQQWDALYTDLPNRLLKIEVADRRVIDTTDAERRAVTPPGLQDKIDALVKKYKLSRAFVRPSGTEDVVRIYAEADTQENADALAHEVSLAVYHLAGGKGAPPQPI, from the exons ATGGATGCTGAAGCCCTTAAAAAATACTCAGCATTACATCCTAAACCCGCCGGACTTACTCTTCATTATGGCACCGCTGGATTTCGTGCCAGGGCCGAACAGCTTGATCACGTCATGTTCCGCATGGGCTTGCTGGCCGTCCTCCGGTCTAAGGCTGTGGTATCTACTATTGGCATCATGGTTACAGCATCTCACAATCCTGAG gaaGATAATGGTGTAAAGCTGGTTGATCCTCTTGGAGAAATGCTGCACCCTTCCTGGGAAGAGTATGCCACACAACTAGCAAATGCAGAGGAGGgagaattacagaaaataatgactGAGATctgccaaaaagcagcagtgaaccAGCACGAAGATGCTTCACTTTTTATTGGTAGAGACACCAG GCCAAGCAGTGAGAAACTTGCACAGTCAGTAATAGATGGTATCTTCGTTCTAGGCGGTCAGTACCATG ATTATGGTCTGATCACAACACCACAGCTGCATTACATGGTCCGCTGTCAGAATACCCAAGGGCAGTATGGGAGAGCAACGCTGGAAGGTTATTATGAAAAACTATCCAAAGCTTTTACGGAACTGATAAAACAG TCTCCCAGCTCTGGAGAGAGTCAGAGGTACCTGAAGATTGACTGTGCGAATGGAATAGGAGCCCTGAAACTATCAGAAATGAAGCCCTACTTTCCAAAGGAGGTGCTAATTCACCTATATAACGATGGAACCAAGGAGAAACTCAATCACTTGTGTGGTGCAGATTTTGTGAAAGTTCACCAGAAACCGCCTAGAG GGCTAGACATGAAGCCCAATGAGAGATGCTGCTCATTTGATGGCGATGCAGATAGAATTGTTTATTACTATAAGGATGCAGCTGGCCATTTTCACCTATTGGATGGAGATAAAATAGCAACTTTAATTAGTATCTTCCTTAAAGAACTTCTTGTCAAG GTGGGACAGACCTTAAGGATGGCAGTGGTACAGACAGCATACGCCAATGGTAGTTCAACACGCTACCTTGAGGAAACACTGAAG GTACCTGTGCACTGTGTCAAAACAGGAGTGAAACACTTGCATCACAAGGCCCAGGAGTTTGatgttggggtttattttgaGGCAAACGGACACGGTACA ataTTATTTAGTAAAGCTGCTGAAACTAATATAAGAGAACTggcaaaagaagagaaagatgatgagaaaagagaagcagcaaaggtgCTTGAAAACATGATTGACCTGATTAACCAG ACAGTTGGTGATGCTATCTCAGACATGCTGGTTATCGAAGCAATCCTGGCTTTGAAAGGTTTGACTGTGCAACAGTGGGACGCTCTTTACACGGACCTTCCAAACCGGCTGCTCAAAATTGAG GTTGCAGACAGGCGAGTTATTGACACAACAGATGCAGAAAGGCGTGCGGTTACACCTCCAGGACTACAGGATAAAATTGATGCGCTTGTAAAGAAGTACAAACTATCACGAGCATTTGTCCGTCCATCAGGAACAGAAGATGTAGTTAGAATATACGCTGAAGCGGACACACAG GAGAACGCAGATGCCCTCGCCCATGAAGTAAGCCTGGCTGTTTACCACCTCGCTGGTGGAAAAGGAGCACCACCCCAGCCTATATAA
- the RWDD2A gene encoding RWD domain-containing protein 2A isoform X1 encodes MEGAAAEVTVKECLELQLLEVEMLLSMFPQKGEIDLDEGAVSGVRRYLRHAEGALPPQLRYSVAVDVGEAKVKVDLQVQLPHMYPHVAPQLFARSDALHRQQQSQLNTRLASHISSLDSGELHIYEAVQWVKDNSLPYLENSKISSESASKEVVVKGTLHRMWIYSHHIYRQELRKKIFDCAKTLNLTGFCLTGKPGVICVEGLQENCEEFWRVIRYPNWKHISCKHVENIETEGSIDNLRLFHAFEDLQFQAHGDYGLRNDYHMDLGQFLEFLKQHQSGHIFQILFGVEGKLSDK; translated from the exons ATGGAGGGCGCGGCGGCGGAGGTCACGGTGAAAGAATGCCTggagctccagctgctggaggtggaAATGCTCCTTTCGATGTTTCCCCAAAAAGGTGAAATAGATCTGGACGAGGGTGCGGTGTCTGGCGTGCGGCGCTACCTGAGACACGCTGAAGGAGCTCTGCCCCCGCAGCTCCGGTATTCGGTCGCGGTTGATGTAGGGGAGGCAAAG GTAAAAGTGGATTTGCAAGTACAGCTGCCTCATATGTATCCACATGTAGCTCCTCAGCTTTTTGCAAGATCAGACGCACTGCACAGACAGCAACAGTCGCAGCTCAACACTCGTCTCGCTTCTCACATCAGCTCTTTGGATTCAGGTGAGCTGCATATATATGAAGCTGTGCAATGGGTTAAAGACAACAGCCTGCCTTACCTGGAAAACAGTAAGATCTCTTCTGAAAGCGCTTCAAAAGAAGTCGTAGTTAAAGGAACATTGCATCGCATGTGGATCTACAGCCATCATATATATAGGCAGGAACtgaggaaaaagatttttgaCTGTGCAAAGACGTTAAATCTGACAGGCTTCTGCCTAACAGGGAAACCTGGCGTCATCTGTGTGGAGGGGCTCCAGGAAAACTGTGAAGAGTTCTGGCGTGTTATTAGGTATCCCAACTGGAAGCATATTTCGTGCAAGCATGTGGAGAATATAGAAACAGAGGGAAGCATTGATAATCTTCGTCTCTTTCATGCTTTTGAAGACCTACAGTTTCAGGCACATGGTGATTATGGCCTGAGGAATGACTATCACATGGATCTTGGCCAGTTCTTAGAATTCCTGAAACAACATCAGAGCGgacacatttttcagattttattcgGTGTCGAAGGCAAACTTTCAGACAAGTAA
- the RWDD2A gene encoding RWD domain-containing protein 2A isoform X2 has product MFQKLTVKVDLQVQLPHMYPHVAPQLFARSDALHRQQQSQLNTRLASHISSLDSGELHIYEAVQWVKDNSLPYLENSKISSESASKEVVVKGTLHRMWIYSHHIYRQELRKKIFDCAKTLNLTGFCLTGKPGVICVEGLQENCEEFWRVIRYPNWKHISCKHVENIETEGSIDNLRLFHAFEDLQFQAHGDYGLRNDYHMDLGQFLEFLKQHQSGHIFQILFGVEGKLSDK; this is encoded by the exons ATGTTTCAAAAGCTGACA GTAAAAGTGGATTTGCAAGTACAGCTGCCTCATATGTATCCACATGTAGCTCCTCAGCTTTTTGCAAGATCAGACGCACTGCACAGACAGCAACAGTCGCAGCTCAACACTCGTCTCGCTTCTCACATCAGCTCTTTGGATTCAGGTGAGCTGCATATATATGAAGCTGTGCAATGGGTTAAAGACAACAGCCTGCCTTACCTGGAAAACAGTAAGATCTCTTCTGAAAGCGCTTCAAAAGAAGTCGTAGTTAAAGGAACATTGCATCGCATGTGGATCTACAGCCATCATATATATAGGCAGGAACtgaggaaaaagatttttgaCTGTGCAAAGACGTTAAATCTGACAGGCTTCTGCCTAACAGGGAAACCTGGCGTCATCTGTGTGGAGGGGCTCCAGGAAAACTGTGAAGAGTTCTGGCGTGTTATTAGGTATCCCAACTGGAAGCATATTTCGTGCAAGCATGTGGAGAATATAGAAACAGAGGGAAGCATTGATAATCTTCGTCTCTTTCATGCTTTTGAAGACCTACAGTTTCAGGCACATGGTGATTATGGCCTGAGGAATGACTATCACATGGATCTTGGCCAGTTCTTAGAATTCCTGAAACAACATCAGAGCGgacacatttttcagattttattcgGTGTCGAAGGCAAACTTTCAGACAAGTAA
- the PGM3 gene encoding phosphoacetylglucosamine mutase isoform X1, translating into MRVSSPAGAARAAGAERSGTEMDAEALKKYSALHPKPAGLTLHYGTAGFRARAEQLDHVMFRMGLLAVLRSKAVVSTIGIMVTASHNPEEDNGVKLVDPLGEMLHPSWEEYATQLANAEEGELQKIMTEICQKAAVNQHEDASLFIGRDTRPSSEKLAQSVIDGIFVLGGQYHDYGLITTPQLHYMVRCQNTQGQYGRATLEGYYEKLSKAFTELIKQSPSSGESQRYLKIDCANGIGALKLSEMKPYFPKEVLIHLYNDGTKEKLNHLCGADFVKVHQKPPRGLDMKPNERCCSFDGDADRIVYYYKDAAGHFHLLDGDKIATLISIFLKELLVKVGQTLRMAVVQTAYANGSSTRYLEETLKVPVHCVKTGVKHLHHKAQEFDVGVYFEANGHGTILFSKAAETNIRELAKEEKDDEKREAAKVLENMIDLINQTVGDAISDMLVIEAILALKGLTVQQWDALYTDLPNRLLKIEVADRRVIDTTDAERRAVTPPGLQDKIDALVKKYKLSRAFVRPSGTEDVVRIYAEADTQENADALAHEVSLAVYHLAGGKGAPPQPI; encoded by the exons ATGCGCGTCAGCAgcccggccggggccgcccgggctgccggggcggagcggagcggaaCCG AAATGGATGCTGAAGCCCTTAAAAAATACTCAGCATTACATCCTAAACCCGCCGGACTTACTCTTCATTATGGCACCGCTGGATTTCGTGCCAGGGCCGAACAGCTTGATCACGTCATGTTCCGCATGGGCTTGCTGGCCGTCCTCCGGTCTAAGGCTGTGGTATCTACTATTGGCATCATGGTTACAGCATCTCACAATCCTGAG gaaGATAATGGTGTAAAGCTGGTTGATCCTCTTGGAGAAATGCTGCACCCTTCCTGGGAAGAGTATGCCACACAACTAGCAAATGCAGAGGAGGgagaattacagaaaataatgactGAGATctgccaaaaagcagcagtgaaccAGCACGAAGATGCTTCACTTTTTATTGGTAGAGACACCAG GCCAAGCAGTGAGAAACTTGCACAGTCAGTAATAGATGGTATCTTCGTTCTAGGCGGTCAGTACCATG ATTATGGTCTGATCACAACACCACAGCTGCATTACATGGTCCGCTGTCAGAATACCCAAGGGCAGTATGGGAGAGCAACGCTGGAAGGTTATTATGAAAAACTATCCAAAGCTTTTACGGAACTGATAAAACAG TCTCCCAGCTCTGGAGAGAGTCAGAGGTACCTGAAGATTGACTGTGCGAATGGAATAGGAGCCCTGAAACTATCAGAAATGAAGCCCTACTTTCCAAAGGAGGTGCTAATTCACCTATATAACGATGGAACCAAGGAGAAACTCAATCACTTGTGTGGTGCAGATTTTGTGAAAGTTCACCAGAAACCGCCTAGAG GGCTAGACATGAAGCCCAATGAGAGATGCTGCTCATTTGATGGCGATGCAGATAGAATTGTTTATTACTATAAGGATGCAGCTGGCCATTTTCACCTATTGGATGGAGATAAAATAGCAACTTTAATTAGTATCTTCCTTAAAGAACTTCTTGTCAAG GTGGGACAGACCTTAAGGATGGCAGTGGTACAGACAGCATACGCCAATGGTAGTTCAACACGCTACCTTGAGGAAACACTGAAG GTACCTGTGCACTGTGTCAAAACAGGAGTGAAACACTTGCATCACAAGGCCCAGGAGTTTGatgttggggtttattttgaGGCAAACGGACACGGTACA ataTTATTTAGTAAAGCTGCTGAAACTAATATAAGAGAACTggcaaaagaagagaaagatgatgagaaaagagaagcagcaaaggtgCTTGAAAACATGATTGACCTGATTAACCAG ACAGTTGGTGATGCTATCTCAGACATGCTGGTTATCGAAGCAATCCTGGCTTTGAAAGGTTTGACTGTGCAACAGTGGGACGCTCTTTACACGGACCTTCCAAACCGGCTGCTCAAAATTGAG GTTGCAGACAGGCGAGTTATTGACACAACAGATGCAGAAAGGCGTGCGGTTACACCTCCAGGACTACAGGATAAAATTGATGCGCTTGTAAAGAAGTACAAACTATCACGAGCATTTGTCCGTCCATCAGGAACAGAAGATGTAGTTAGAATATACGCTGAAGCGGACACACAG GAGAACGCAGATGCCCTCGCCCATGAAGTAAGCCTGGCTGTTTACCACCTCGCTGGTGGAAAAGGAGCACCACCCCAGCCTATATAA